A section of the Malus sylvestris chromosome 17, drMalSylv7.2, whole genome shotgun sequence genome encodes:
- the LOC126610095 gene encoding indole-3-acetic acid-amido synthetase GH3.10-like isoform X1 — translation MEPSVCGEDDIVRWFKEVTENAGLVQTQTLRRILELNFEVEYLKKWLGDIEIKEVDACVLESLYTSLVPLASHADLEPYIQRIANGDSGPILTKQPMTTLSLSSGTTEGRQKYLPFTRHSSQTTLQIFRLAAAYRSRVYPTREGGRILEFIYSSRQFKTKGGLTAGTATTHYYASPEFKIKQEKTKSFTCSPEEVISNGDSKQSTYCHLLLGLFFSEQVEFITSAFAYSIVQSFIAFEELWKELYIDIRDGTLSKRIDLPKVRKAVLGIISPNPILASKIEACCRELEGLDWFGLIPKLWPNAKYVYSIMTGSMQPYVKKLLRYAAEVPLVSAEYGSTESWIGVNVDPCLPPEDVTFAVVPTFSYFEFIPLHRQKQDYNLVMDDFIEDKPVPLSQVKVGQEYEIVLTTITGLYRYRLGDVVEVAGFHNGTPKLNFICRRKLILTVNIDKNTEKDLQIVVERGSQLLSNSKAELIDFTSHADVLTQPGHYIIYWEIKGEVEERVLGECCREMDASFVDHGYVVSRGNNSIGPLELRIVEKGTFKKILEHFLGNGSALSQFKTPRCTSNKVLLSILNLCTIKRVYSTAYAD, via the exons ATGGAACCATCTGTGTGTGGAGAAGATGATATAGTTAGGTGGTTTAAGGAGGTGACGGAGAACGCCGGCTTGGTTCAAACGCAGACGCTCCGGCGGATACTTGAGCTGAACTTCGAAGTGGAATATCTCAAGAAATGGTTGGGGGACATCGAAATCAAAGAGGTAGATGCATGTGTGTTGGAATCACTCTACACTTCTTTGGTGCCTCTTGCTTCACATGCAGATTTAGAACCTTACATTCAAAGAATTGCAAATGGGGACTCAGGCCCCATTCTCACAAAACAACCTATGACTACTCTCTCCTTAAG tTCTGGAACCACTGAAGGAAGACAGAAGTACCTACCATTTACGCGCCACAGTTCACAGACCACTCTTCAAATTTTTAGGCTGGCTGCAGCTTATAGATCAAG GGTATATCCGACGAGGGAAGGAGGGAGGATCCTTGAATTCATATACAGCAGTAGACAATTCAAAACCAAGGGAGGATTAACAGCAGGAACAGCCACAACTCACTACTACGCCAGCCCGGAATTCAaaatcaaacaagaaaaaacCAAGTCATTCACTTGCAGCCCCGAAGAGGTCATTTCGAATGGTGACAGCAAGCAATCGACATATTGTCACCTCCTCCTCGGCCTCTTCTTCTCCGAGCAAGTAGAGTTCATTACCTCTGCCTTTGCCTACAGTATAGTGCAGTCCTTTATAGCTTTCGAAGAGCTCTGGAAGGAGTTGTACATTGACATTCGAGATGGCACTCTCAGTAAACGAATCGATCTCCCGAAAGTGAGAAAAGCTGTCTTGGGTATCATCTCGCCAAACCCAATTCTAGCTTCGAAAATAGAAGCTTGTTGCAGGGAGTTGGAGGGTTTGGATTGGTTTGGTCTAATTCCAAAGCTTTGGCCTAATGCCAAGTATGTGTACTCTATAATGACAGGATCAATGCAGCCGTATGTGAAAAAACTCCTGCGATATGCAGCGGAAGTGCCGCTAGTAAGTGCAGAATATGGATCAACTGAGAGTTGGATTGGGGTGAATGTGGATCCTTGTTTGCCTCCGGAGGATGTGACATTTGCAGTGGTGCCAACTTTTTCCTACTTTGAGTTCATACCACTTCATAGACAGAAGCAAGATTACAATTTGGTCATGGATGATTTCATAGAAGATAAACCAGTCCCATTGTCACAAGTCAAGGTTGGACAAGAGTATGAGATTGTCCTCACTACTATCACTG GACTTTATAGGTACAGGCTAGGAGATGTGGTGGAAGTGGCAGGTTTCCACAATGGGACTCCAAAATTGAACTTTATATGCAGGAGAAAGCTTATTTTGACAGTAAACATAGACAAAAACACTGAAAAGGACCTTCAAATAGTGGTGGAGAGAGGGTCTCAACTATTGAGCAACTCCAAAGCAGAACTGATTGACTTCACAAGCCATGCTGATGTGCTAACCCAACCAGGCCACTACATAATATACTGGGAGATCAAAGGGGAAGTTGAAGAGAGGGTTCTTGGTGAATGTTGCAGAGAAATGGATGCATCTTTTGTGGATCATGGTTACGTTGTCTCGAGGGGAAACAATTCGATTGGACCTCTAGAGCTTCGAATTGTGGAAAAGGGAACGTTCAAGAAAATTTTGGAACATTTCTTAGGAAATGGATCGGCATTGAGCCAATTCAAGACCCCTAGGTGTACTAGCAACAAGGTGCTCTTAAGTATTCTCAACTTATGCACCATTAAAAGGGTTTACAGTACTGCATATGCTGATTAG
- the LOC126610095 gene encoding indole-3-acetic acid-amido synthetase GH3.10-like isoform X2 has protein sequence MEPSVCGEDDIVRWFKEVTENAGLVQTQTLRRILELNFEVEYLKKWLGDIEIKEVDACVLESLYTSLVPLASHADLEPYIQRIANGDSGPILTKQPMTTLSLSSGTTEGRQKYLPFTRHSSQTTLQIFRLAAAYRSRVYPTREGGRILEFIYSSRQFKTKGGLTAGTATTHYYASPEFKIKQEKTKSFTCSPEEVISNGDSKQSTYCHLLLGLFFSEQVEFITSAFAYSIVQSFIAFEELWKELYIDIRDGTLSKRIDLPKVRKAVLGIISPNPILASKIEACCRELEGLDWFGLIPKLWPNAKYVYSIMTGSMQPYVKKLLRYAAEVPLVSAEYGSTESWIGVNVDPCLPPEDVTFAVVPTFSYFEFIPLHRQKQDYNLVMDDFIEDKPVPLSQVKVGQEYEIVLTTITGSKDSSPAIHPIGGYDSSTWRRIGEQGLISSHSSHRRLRFFHLEKDRDFIGTG, from the exons ATGGAACCATCTGTGTGTGGAGAAGATGATATAGTTAGGTGGTTTAAGGAGGTGACGGAGAACGCCGGCTTGGTTCAAACGCAGACGCTCCGGCGGATACTTGAGCTGAACTTCGAAGTGGAATATCTCAAGAAATGGTTGGGGGACATCGAAATCAAAGAGGTAGATGCATGTGTGTTGGAATCACTCTACACTTCTTTGGTGCCTCTTGCTTCACATGCAGATTTAGAACCTTACATTCAAAGAATTGCAAATGGGGACTCAGGCCCCATTCTCACAAAACAACCTATGACTACTCTCTCCTTAAG tTCTGGAACCACTGAAGGAAGACAGAAGTACCTACCATTTACGCGCCACAGTTCACAGACCACTCTTCAAATTTTTAGGCTGGCTGCAGCTTATAGATCAAG GGTATATCCGACGAGGGAAGGAGGGAGGATCCTTGAATTCATATACAGCAGTAGACAATTCAAAACCAAGGGAGGATTAACAGCAGGAACAGCCACAACTCACTACTACGCCAGCCCGGAATTCAaaatcaaacaagaaaaaacCAAGTCATTCACTTGCAGCCCCGAAGAGGTCATTTCGAATGGTGACAGCAAGCAATCGACATATTGTCACCTCCTCCTCGGCCTCTTCTTCTCCGAGCAAGTAGAGTTCATTACCTCTGCCTTTGCCTACAGTATAGTGCAGTCCTTTATAGCTTTCGAAGAGCTCTGGAAGGAGTTGTACATTGACATTCGAGATGGCACTCTCAGTAAACGAATCGATCTCCCGAAAGTGAGAAAAGCTGTCTTGGGTATCATCTCGCCAAACCCAATTCTAGCTTCGAAAATAGAAGCTTGTTGCAGGGAGTTGGAGGGTTTGGATTGGTTTGGTCTAATTCCAAAGCTTTGGCCTAATGCCAAGTATGTGTACTCTATAATGACAGGATCAATGCAGCCGTATGTGAAAAAACTCCTGCGATATGCAGCGGAAGTGCCGCTAGTAAGTGCAGAATATGGATCAACTGAGAGTTGGATTGGGGTGAATGTGGATCCTTGTTTGCCTCCGGAGGATGTGACATTTGCAGTGGTGCCAACTTTTTCCTACTTTGAGTTCATACCACTTCATAGACAGAAGCAAGATTACAATTTGGTCATGGATGATTTCATAGAAGATAAACCAGTCCCATTGTCACAAGTCAAGGTTGGACAAGAGTATGAGATTGTCCTCACTACTATCACTG GGAGCAAGGACTCATCTCCAGCCATTCATCCCATCGGAGGCTACGATTCTTCCACTTGGAGAAGGATCGG GGAGCAAGGACTCATCTCCAGCCATTCATCCCATCGGAGGCTACGATTCTTCCACTTGGAGAAGGATCGG GACTTTATAGGTACAGGCTAG